TGCGAGCGGAGCGACGCGGCAATCCAGAGATCGTGGATTGTAATGCCCAGAATGGACATAAGAGTGAGATTTTTCATTGCCCGGTGTAGCCCGCAAGCTATCGTACTTGCAGTGGGGAGTCTGCCGATTGCAGGCTGAGAGTTTGGGGTAAGCCCAATGACCCGTTGAACCTGATGCGGATCATGCCGACGAAGGGAGGTGCTCAAAGCATCATTTCCGAATGTCATCCACTCCGTGTCGGGAACGTCACCAGGAGATTGTATGATAGCGAAGACCAGCACCATCGAACCCGGCAGCACCGACCTGTCGTTTCCCAACTCAAAAAAAGTGTACCAGGAAGGCTCTCGTCCCGATGTCCGGGTGCCGTTCCGCGAGATTGGGCTTTCGCCCACCAAAACGTTGGATGGCCGGATTGAAGCCAACGAACCGGTGCGGGTGTATGACACGAGCGGCCCCTGGACCGATCCGGATTTTCATGGCGATGTGAAGCAGGGCTTGCCTCTTGTCCGAAGGGCCTGGATTTTGGAACGCGCGGATGTGAATGAGTACGAAGGGCGCAACATTCAGCCCATCGACGACGGTTATCTTTCCGACACGCATGCGCGCCTGCAAAACGGGCATTCATCCCTCGAATTGCAAAATGCGAGGTTTGCGCGCAAGCCGCTCCGGGCATCCAGGGGTTCTCCAGTCACGCAGCTTCATTACGCCCGCCAGGGTGTTATCACGCCTGAGATGGAATTCATCGCCATCCGCGAAAACATGGGCTGCGCGAAGATGGCTGATATGGCGAAGGACAATGTTCGCAATGATCTTCACAAACAACACGTCGGCAGCGGCCAATCGGCCGCATTTGCCCCATTCGTCCCATATGTTTTGGGAAAATTTCCTCAACGCATCCCGAAGGAGATCACGCCCGAGTTTGTTCGCGCCGAAGTCGCCGCGGGCCGCGCGATTATTCCGGCCAACATCAACCATCCCGAATGCGAGCCGATGATCATCGGGCGCAACTTCCTGGTGAAGATCAACGCCAACATCGGGAACAGCGCCGTCGCTTCCAGTATCGAGGAGGAAGTCGAAAAAATGCGCTGGGCCACCTTTTGGGGGGCCGACACCGTGATGGACCTTTCCACGGGCAGGAATATCCACGCCACGCGCGAATGGATCATTCGCAACTCTCCGGTTCCGATTGGCACCGTGCCGATTTACCAGGCGCTCGAAAAAGTCGGAGGCAAGGCCGAGGAACTTACCTGGGAAATGTATCGTGACACGCTTCTTGAACAAGCCGAGCAGGGTGTGGACTACTTCACCATTCACGCAGGCGTGCTTCTGCGCTTCATTCCGCTGACAGCCAACCGCATGACCGGTATCGTCAGCCGGGGAGGCAGCATCATGGCCAAATGGTGCCTTGCGCATCACCAGGAAAGTTTCCTTTACACGCACTGGGACGAGATTTGCGAAATCATGGCCGCCTACGATGTTAGTTTTTCCATTGGGGACGGCCTGCGTCCCGGGTCGGTTGCCGACGCGAACGACGAGGCGCAATTCGCCGAACTCAGGACCCAGGGCGAACTCACCACGCGCGCGTGGCAGCACGGCGTGCAGGTGATGAATGAAGGCCCCGGCCACGTACCGATGCACATGATCGAGGAAAACATGGCCAGGCAACTCGAATGGTGCCACGAGGCTCCGTTCTATACGCTTGGGCCGCTCACGACCGACATCGCTCCCGGTTACGATCACATTACAAGCGGCATCGGCGCGGCGATGATCGGCTGGTACGGCTGCGCGATGCTTTGCTACGTCACGCCGAAAGAGCATCTGGGTTTGCCTGACAAGGATGACGTGCGGGAAGGGGTGGTGACGTACAAACTGGCCGCGCATGCCGCCGATCTGGCCAAGGGGCATCCCGGCGCGCAATATCGCGACAATGCGTTGAGCAAGGCCCGATTTGAATTCAGGTGGGAAGACCAGTTCAACC
The nucleotide sequence above comes from Candidatus Methylacidiphilales bacterium. Encoded proteins:
- the thiC gene encoding phosphomethylpyrimidine synthase ThiC — its product is MIAKTSTIEPGSTDLSFPNSKKVYQEGSRPDVRVPFREIGLSPTKTLDGRIEANEPVRVYDTSGPWTDPDFHGDVKQGLPLVRRAWILERADVNEYEGRNIQPIDDGYLSDTHARLQNGHSSLELQNARFARKPLRASRGSPVTQLHYARQGVITPEMEFIAIRENMGCAKMADMAKDNVRNDLHKQHVGSGQSAAFAPFVPYVLGKFPQRIPKEITPEFVRAEVAAGRAIIPANINHPECEPMIIGRNFLVKINANIGNSAVASSIEEEVEKMRWATFWGADTVMDLSTGRNIHATREWIIRNSPVPIGTVPIYQALEKVGGKAEELTWEMYRDTLLEQAEQGVDYFTIHAGVLLRFIPLTANRMTGIVSRGGSIMAKWCLAHHQESFLYTHWDEICEIMAAYDVSFSIGDGLRPGSVADANDEAQFAELRTQGELTTRAWQHGVQVMNEGPGHVPMHMIEENMARQLEWCHEAPFYTLGPLTTDIAPGYDHITSGIGAAMIGWYGCAMLCYVTPKEHLGLPDKDDVREGVVTYKLAAHAADLAKGHPGAQYRDNALSKARFEFRWEDQFNLGLDPLRAREYHDETLPQDGAKSAHFCSMCGPHFCSMKITEDVRKYAAEQGIAEEDALKKGMEEKSKEFVKKGAEVYSRA